In Anolis carolinensis isolate JA03-04 unplaced genomic scaffold, rAnoCar3.1.pri scaffold_14, whole genome shotgun sequence, the following proteins share a genomic window:
- the LOC134294368 gene encoding keratin-associated protein 6-3-like gives MTFGWGNCGFGCNVACESQGPPSEVCVQPPTYCVTMPGAILHCDTTPCAVYTTTPCGYGGCGYGGWGGFGYGGWGGCGYGSYGGCGYGGRCGYGGWGGRCGWRC, from the coding sequence ATGACTTTTGGTTGGGGAAACTGTGGCTTCGGCTGCAATGTCGCCTGCGAATCACAAGGCCCTCCATCAGAGGTCTGCGTCCAGCCTCCAACCTACTGTGTGACAATGCCTGGGGCCATCCTGCACTGTGATACAACACCTTGTGCTGTATACACTACAACACCCTGCGGCTATGGTGGCTGTGGTTATGGTGGCTGGGGAGGCTTTGGTTATGGCGGCTGGGGTGGTTGCGGTTATGGCAGCTATGGAGGCTGCGGGTATGGTGGCCGATGTGGTTATGGTGGCTGGGGAGGTAGATGTGGCTGGAGATGTTAG
- the li-ac-3 gene encoding claw keratin produces MTFGWGNGGFGCNVACESQCPPSHIYIQPPCYAVTIPGPVMHCDTEPCAASSRTPCGYGGCGYGGYGGYGGYGGWGYGGRGWGYGGYGGWGY; encoded by the coding sequence ATGACTTTTGGTTGGGGAAACGGTGGCTTCGGTTGCAACGTCGCCTGTGAATCGCAATGTCCTCCCTCTCACATCTACATCCAGCCTCCCTGCTACGCCGTGACTATTCCTGGGCCCGTGATGCACTGTGATACCGAACCTTGTGCTGCGTCCAGCAGAACACCTTGCGGCTACGGGGGTTGTGGTTATGGCGGCTATGGCGGCTATGGCGGCTATGGCGGCTGGGGTTATGGTGGCCGGGGATGGGGATATGGTGGATATGGTGGCTGGGGCTATTAG
- the LOC100553794 gene encoding keratin-associated protein 6-3-like, with protein MTFGWGNCGYGCNVACESQCPPSHVYIQPPCYAVTIPGPVMHCDTEPCAASSHTPCGYGSCGYGGYGGYGGYGGYGGYGGYGGYGGWGYGGRGCGYGGWGGCGYGHCGYGGWGNRCGYGGWGY; from the coding sequence ATGACTTTCGGTTGGGGAAACTGTGGCTACGGCTGTAATGTTGCCTGCGAATCGCAATGTCCTCCCTCCCACGTCTACATCCAACCTCCCTGCTATGCCGTGACCATTCCTGGGCCTGTGATGCACTGTGATACCGAACCTTGTGCTGCATCCAGCCATACACCTTGTGGCTACGGGAGCTGCGGCTATGGTGGCTATGGTGGTTATGGTGGTTATGGAGGCTATGGCGGTTATGGTGGTTATGGCGGCTATGGCGGCTGGGGTTACGGTGGCCGGGGATGTGGTTATGGTGGCTGGGGAGGCTGCGGTTATGGCCATTGTGGCTACGGTGGCTGGGGAAATAGATGTGGGTATGGTGGCTGGGGATATTAA
- the LOC107983369 gene encoding proteoglycan 4 — protein MDERIPEPPLTSYDRYRASRQQMPYYRYYSKPLGPPLSPFVKKRLPKYGSQYIPFYGPRYFSSRTLPLYEKGLFSSKTLPLYQRGLYIPPYHQSGGAGYQPRGLNPRPESHGTKLPQRNLARNPTQPHVNIYQRHLLQSPYSGMTKDRHGTITKGSVPGAPRAPLPRMTKGPVLYSPKDLEPHLPKAPLPRVTKGPVLYSPRDLEPHLPKSPPPHIPKSPTKHSAKRIPPVVPTDSQLNVTKAQQHHTSKSMLSRATKGSRTIASKVPRFNLLNFSRSLRKKASRRNRAKTSQPSLVKGSQPSLVRDSRGSLAKSSQPNLVHTATCPDLKKLSSNVKVSKTGKKYCSAAKWPF, from the exons ATGGATGAACGTATTCCTGAACCTCCTTTGACTTCCTATGATCG ATATCGTGCTTCCAGACAACAGATGCCATACTATAGATATTACTCTAAACCACTCGGTCCTCCTCTATCTCCCTTTGTCAAGAAAAGGCTGCCCAAATATGGGTCGCAATACATCCCATTCTATGGGCCACGGTATTTTTCATCCAGGACTCTTCCACTGTATGAGAAAGGTCTTTTTTCTTCCAAGACCCTTCCGTTGTATCAGAGAGGCCTTTATATTCCACCGTATCATCAATCTGGAGGGGCTGGTTATCAACCACGGGGTCTAAACCCCCGCCCAGAATCACATGGAACCAAACTCCCTCAAAGAAATCTTGCCAGAAACCCAACACAGCCACATGTAAACATATATCAGCGGCATTTGCTCCAAAGTCCATATAGCGGCATGACCAAAGACCGCCATGGAACCATCACAAAGGGTTCAGTTCCCGGTGCACCTCGAGCTCCGTTGCCTCGCATGACCAAAGGCCCGGTATTATATTCTCCCAAAGATTTGGAGCCACACTTGCCCAAAGCCCCTCTACCTCGTGTGACCAAAGGCCCAGTACTGTATTCCCCCAGGGATTTGgaaccccatctccccaaaagccCGCCACCCCACATTCCCAAAAGCCCAACAAAGCATTCAGCCAAGAGAATACCGCCAGTTGTGCCCACTGACTCACAACTCAATGTAACAAAGGCTCAGCAGCATCACACATCAAAGAGCATGCTGTCACGTGCCACCAAAGGCTCGCGTACAATTGCGAGCAAAGTCCCGCGATTCAACCTACTGAACTTCTCTAGATCCTTACGGAAAAAAGCTTCTCGACGCAATCGTGCGAAAACCTCCCAACCCAGTTTGGTGAAGGGTTCACAACCCTCTCTAGTCAGGGACTCTCGGGGTTCCTTAGCAAAGAGCTCTCAACCCAACCTGGTCCATACGGCCACATGCCCAGATCTCAAAAAACtctccagtaatgtgaaagtctCCAAGACAGGGAAGAAATATTGCTCAGCAGCCAAGTGGCCTTTCTGA